The genomic DNA TCGCATGAACTCCTTCACCGGTGTCGTCCAGCGCACCATCTCCTCCACAGCCAGCGGCATCAGGGCCGGGTCGTCGCGCAGCCGCGCCAACTGCTCGGGTTGCTCGATGAGCGCGTGCATGCCGCCGGCAATGCTCGCGCTCGACGTGTCGTGACCGGCGGCGGCAATGATGGCGTAGTAGGACACCGTCTCGATGTCCGTCAGCGGCTCGCCGTCGATCGTGGCGTTGGCGATCGCCGACGCCAAGTCCTCGGTCGGGTTGGCCCGGCGCGCCGCGGTCAGCTCGGTGAAGTACTGGAACATCTCGAGCAGAGCCGTCATCTGCTCGGCCATGTCACCGCGCTTGAACTCGTCGTCGTCGCTGCCGAACAGTTCCTGGGTCAGCTTGAGCATCAGCCCGAAGTCGTCCTCGGGCACGCCCAGCAGGGTCATGATCATGTAGAGCGGGTAGTTGACGGCGACCTTCTGCACGAAGTCGCATTCCGGCCCCTCGGTCACCATTGCGTCGACGAACTGCTTGGCCAGTGCGTCGGCGCGATCCTTCAACGCGCGCATGGCCTTTGGCCGGAACCAGTTGGCGCCGATCGCCCGCACGTCCCGGTGCTGCGGGTCGTCCATGTGGATCAGGGTCTTGATGCCGGAGGCGGCTTGTTGCTCGTCGCCCTCCCTGGTCACCAGCACCGGTCGCGGCGAGTTGGTGAACACGTCGTTGGCACGCTCGATCTCGATGATGTCGGCGTGCTTGGTGATCGCCCAGAACGGTGCGTAGTTCGGCACGTCCACCCAGGACACCGGCGCAGTCGCACGCAGGTGGGTGAGCGCGCGGTGCAGGCCCACCTCGTCGGTGTAGGCCAACGGATCGGCCAGTACGGAGGCGGCGGTGACGGGCCTGGCGGCAGCTCGCCCCCCGTCGCCGCCGTGCATGCGGCAGACGCTACAGTAAGCACTTCAGTATGGTCAACGGTCTTGGTGGGAGGACGACGTGGCGAAGGCTTCCGACTGGGACGAGACACTGGCGGACCTGGCGCGGCGGCGCAGCCACACCAAGGCCATGGGCGGACCGGAGCGGGTCGCCAAGCACCACGCCAAGGGCGAGCTCGACGCCCGTGCCCGCCTCGACCGGCTGCTGGACGCGGGTTCGTTCCGCGAACTGGGCACCCTGGTCGGCGGTGACATCGCCGCCGACGGGATCGTCGTCGGCTCGGGCGCAGTGAACGGCACCCCAGTGATGGTCGGCGCCGAGGACTTCACGACGCTCGCGGGCAGCATCGGCCCCGGCGGCAACTCCAAGCGGTACCGCATCGCAGAACTC from Mycolicibacterium arabiense includes the following:
- a CDS encoding cytochrome P450, giving the protein MHGGDGGRAAARPVTAASVLADPLAYTDEVGLHRALTHLRATAPVSWVDVPNYAPFWAITKHADIIEIERANDVFTNSPRPVLVTREGDEQQAASGIKTLIHMDDPQHRDVRAIGANWFRPKAMRALKDRADALAKQFVDAMVTEGPECDFVQKVAVNYPLYMIMTLLGVPEDDFGLMLKLTQELFGSDDDEFKRGDMAEQMTALLEMFQYFTELTAARRANPTEDLASAIANATIDGEPLTDIETVSYYAIIAAAGHDTSSASIAGGMHALIEQPEQLARLRDDPALMPLAVEEMVRWTTPVKEFMRTAQRDYVIRGVTIAAGESVLLSYVSGNRDEEVFADPFTFDVGRVPNRHIAFGYGVHFCLGAALARLEIASFFGELLPRLESVELAGPPDYLATTFVGGLKHLPIRYSLR